The bacterium genome window below encodes:
- a CDS encoding M48 family metallopeptidase, giving the protein MNFFEYQEAARRQTSRLIAFYLLAVVMIIVTLYLITALVFHYDTAAIPHEPFNWLALWDPNLLGLVALVTGGIILSGSLYKISSLSSGGVAVAEMLNGRPIAPDTTDFQEKRLLNVVEEMAIASGTPIPKVYVMDGEDGINAFAAGFSTKDAVIAVTRGTLMQLNREELQGVVGHEFSHILNGDMRLNIRLIGVLHGILLIAITGYFMFRILGSTTGGSSRDDKKGNPLMVLVLLGLAMMIIGYIGVFFARLIKSAVSRQREFLADASAVQFTRNPAGLSGALKKIGGLATGSRLATPAAETASHLFFANGLASPFLGLLATHPPLTERIRRLDPQFKEESGSAGTPRPTQTDELSGSPIAELSGNRPASPPLTTHQLNNVTTALTPPPLPGMSPDQAVNQAGTLSAGSLIHAAHSIEAIPPTLRTAAHTPTLAQAVIFGILLDPRPEPRQQQLAYLAKRVPAELNEAIQMLDRELSALPAPLRQPLVDIAIGTLKHLRPAEYPAFRETVMGLVSADEEVSLFEYMVLRMLLRHLDTPFGLAKRARIHITSLNTLTREAATVLSALAWFGARTPELAAAAFAAGCRELGVSALNLLPAEKASLKEMDQALDRLAETTPPIKQKLVAACTAAISADGIVTLEEGEALRAVADALDCPLPRG; this is encoded by the coding sequence ATGAATTTCTTCGAATATCAGGAAGCCGCCCGGCGGCAGACCAGCCGCCTGATCGCCTTTTATCTGCTCGCCGTCGTGATGATTATTGTGACGCTCTACCTCATCACCGCCCTGGTCTTCCATTACGACACGGCGGCCATCCCGCATGAACCCTTCAACTGGCTGGCCCTCTGGGATCCGAATCTGCTGGGCCTCGTGGCACTTGTCACCGGCGGCATCATCCTCTCCGGAAGTCTCTACAAAATCTCCTCCCTCTCCTCCGGCGGCGTGGCGGTGGCGGAAATGCTGAATGGCCGGCCGATCGCACCGGACACCACGGACTTCCAGGAGAAACGGCTGCTGAACGTGGTCGAGGAAATGGCCATCGCCTCCGGCACCCCCATCCCCAAGGTCTATGTCATGGATGGCGAGGACGGGATCAATGCCTTTGCCGCCGGGTTTTCGACCAAGGATGCGGTCATCGCGGTCACCCGCGGCACCCTGATGCAGCTTAACCGCGAGGAGCTGCAGGGAGTGGTCGGCCACGAATTCAGCCATATCCTGAATGGCGATATGCGCCTGAACATCCGCCTGATCGGGGTGTTGCACGGTATCCTGCTGATTGCCATCACCGGGTATTTCATGTTCCGCATCCTCGGCAGCACCACCGGCGGCAGTTCCCGTGACGACAAGAAAGGGAATCCGTTGATGGTGCTGGTCTTGCTGGGGTTGGCAATGATGATCATCGGCTATATCGGCGTCTTCTTTGCCCGCCTGATCAAAAGCGCCGTCTCGCGCCAGCGTGAATTCCTGGCGGACGCCAGCGCGGTTCAGTTCACCCGCAATCCGGCCGGCCTGTCCGGCGCCCTGAAGAAGATAGGCGGACTGGCCACCGGCTCACGCCTGGCGACCCCCGCCGCCGAAACGGCCAGTCACCTCTTTTTCGCCAACGGCCTGGCCTCGCCCTTCCTCGGCCTGCTGGCGACCCATCCGCCTCTGACCGAACGCATCCGGCGGCTGGATCCGCAGTTCAAAGAGGAAAGCGGCTCGGCAGGGACGCCTCGCCCTACCCAGACAGATGAGTTGTCAGGTTCGCCCATTGCGGAGTTGTCAGGCAACCGCCCTGCAAGTCCCCCCCTAACCACTCATCAACTCAACAACGTAACCACCGCTCTCACGCCCCCGCCGTTGCCGGGCATGTCGCCCGATCAGGCCGTGAACCAGGCGGGCACGCTGTCGGCCGGTAGCCTGATCCATGCCGCCCACTCGATCGAGGCCATCCCCCCCACCTTGCGGACGGCGGCGCATACGCCCACCCTGGCGCAGGCCGTCATTTTCGGGATTCTGCTGGATCCCCGGCCTGAGCCGCGTCAGCAGCAGTTGGCCTATCTGGCCAAACGGGTTCCGGCTGAGCTGAATGAGGCCATCCAGATGCTTGACCGGGAGTTATCGGCCCTGCCCGCCCCCTTACGGCAGCCCCTTGTGGACATCGCCATCGGCACGCTCAAGCATCTGCGGCCGGCCGAGTATCCTGCGTTCCGGGAAACCGTCATGGGGCTGGTGTCGGCCGATGAGGAGGTCTCCCTGTTTGAGTACATGGTATTGCGCATGCTGTTGCGCCATCTGGATACCCCGTTCGGACTGGCCAAACGGGCCAGGATCCACATTACCTCCCTGAACACCCTGACCCGTGAAGCGGCGACGGTCCTCTCGGCCCTGGCGTGGTTCGGGGCCAGGACGCCCGAGCTGGCCGCAGCGGCCTTTGCGGCAGGTTGCCGCGAACTCGGGGTGAGCGCGCTCAACCTGCTCCCCGCCGAGAAGGCCTCCCTGAAAGAGATGGATCAGGCGCTGGACCGGCTCGCGGAGACCACCCCGCCGATCAAGCAAAAACTGGTCGCGGCCTGCACGGCGGCGATCAGCGCCGACGGGATCGTCACGCTCGAGGAGGGCGAAGCCCTGCGCGCGGTGGCCGATGCACTGGATTGTCCGCTCCCGAGAGGATGA